The nucleotide sequence CGGCCCCGCGAGCAAGGCCCGCGGGTCTTCGTGAAGCGTGATGGTCTGCGACAATTCGCTCCACTCGCTTTCCGCTACATAAGGCGGATTGGAGCATACTACGTCAAATGTCCCGGCCAATGCAGGAAGGGTATCAAACAAATCGCCCAATCTGAAATCGACACGCGAGGAAAGTCCGAGTGAAGCGGCATTTTCCGAGGCCAGGCGCAGTGCGGCGGGGTTGACGTCCGAAGCGAAGACTTCGGCATTCGGCGCATGTTTGGCCACCGCCAAGGCCACGCACCCCGTCCCCGTGCCAATCTCCAAGACGCGGCACGGCCGCTTGCCCACATGCTCCAGTACGCACTCGACGAGGTGCTCTGTCTCCGGGCGCGGCACGAGCATCGGCGCGCGCACGGCCAGTGGCATCGAAAAGAACTCCCATTCGCCGAGGATGTACGCAACGGGTTCGTGCGCAAGCCGACGTTTAAGGAGTGGCGTAAATGGAGTGGTATCGACCGA is from Candidatus Hydrogenedentota bacterium and encodes:
- the prmC gene encoding peptide chain release factor N(5)-glutamine methyltransferase, with the translated sequence MRECIELAARALESVSDSPQSDVEFLLAHALSITRSALLSRLDQSVDTTPFTPLLKRRLAHEPVAYILGEWEFFSMPLAVRAPMLVPRPETEHLVECVLEHVGKRPCRVLEIGTGTGCVALAVAKHAPNAEVFASDVNPAALRLASENAASLGLSSRVDFRLGDLFDTLPALAGTFDVVCSNPPYVAESEWSELSQTITLHEDPRALLAGPDGLDVIRRLVEEAWTWLNPGGLLAIEMGEGQWMKVKSLLEHRGYREADVVNDLAGIPRIAHAVRPSL